A part of Penaeus vannamei isolate JL-2024 unplaced genomic scaffold, ASM4276789v1 unanchor86, whole genome shotgun sequence genomic DNA contains:
- the LOC113811901 gene encoding tropomyosin-1, isoforms 33/34 — translation MSTALVLVAVLLAPSCSAAPDRRRLSADGYYQFTGLDALGLPVLSFVSASGGRQAVLPPGAATETPLAEAQEGGGAASGTAKPDGSVVDESVQGVPIGIPSVPVGEGPVRDVERPAPVRDVLIEVPAGEVALVNITVVQVPARDVPAGAAPVVVSSPEGVPVEASVVGAAPSSGDAAPEGVPVEGSVAAVDPAVDEAPVEAVVVEAPAEGAAPVGEQPSGAGQGGDLPARGVGAHTSSEEEN, via the exons ATGTCCACCGCCTTG GTGCTCGTGGCCGTCCTCCTGGCGCCCTCCTGCTCGGCCGCCCCGGACCGACGCCGCCTGTCGGCCGATGGCTACTACCAGTTCACGGGCCTCGACGCCCTCGGCCTCCCCGTGCTGTCCTTCGTGAGCGCGTCGGGCGGCCGCCAGGCGGTCCTGCCCCCGGGCGCGGCCACGGAGACGCCCctggcggaggcccaggagggcGGCGGCGCGGCCTCGGGGACGGCGAAGCCCGACGGCTCCGTGGTGGACGAGAGCGTGCAGGGCGTCCCGATCGGCATCCCGTCGGTGCCCGTGGGCGAGGGGCCGGTGCGGGACGTCGAGCGCCCGGCGCCCGTCAGGGACGTCCTGATCGAGGTCCCCGCCGGGGAGGTCGCCCTCGTCAACATCACCGTCGTGCAGGTTCCCGCGAGGGACGTCCCCGCGGGCGCCGCCCCCGTCGTCGTCTCCTCTCCCGAGGGCGTCCCCGTCGAGGCGTCCGTCGTCGGCGCCGCCCCGTCCTCCGGCGACGCCGCTCCCGAGGGCGTCCCCGTCGAAGGCTCCGTCGCCGCCGTGGACCCCGCCGTCGACGAGGCCCCCGTGGAGGCCGTGGTGGTGGAGGCCCCCGCCGAGGGCGCCGCCCCCGTCGGGGAGCAGCCCTCCGGGGCCGGCCAGGGCGGGGACCTGCCGGCGCGGGGCGTGGGCGCGCACACGTCGTCCGAGGAGGAAAATTAG